From Moraxella sp. K1664, one genomic window encodes:
- the alaS gene encoding alanine--tRNA ligase, producing the protein MTMTTAHLNKTMQLTEVRQAFIDFFKSKNHTPVPSSSLIPHNDPTLLFTNAGMNQFKDTFLGLEKRDYVRAVSSQKCVRAGGKHNDLDNVGYTARHHTFFEMLGNFSFGDYFKKDAIAFAWEFLTDDKWLALPKDRLYVTVYHTDDEAFDIWHKDIGLAPERIIRIGDKGGLYQSDNFWAMGDTGPCGPCSEIFYDYGEHIAGGLPGTPDEDGDRYVEIWNCVFMQFNRQKDGTLEPLPKPSVDTGMGLERISSVMQGKYGNYETDLFINLMNATAQVIGVENTYEPSFKVIADHIRAVSFLIADGVRPSNEGRGYVLRRIIRRAVRHGNKLGADGAFFYKLVPALIKEMGEAYPQLIEKQDEIGAVILKEEEQFAKTLAQGLRLLSGELESLNTGDTLTGETVFKLYDTYGFPTDLTADIARERGVGIDEDGFNVAMEAQRTRAREAGKFDVDYTSSVKVETPTEFVGYDLLDNQSQIMGVYQDGKAVERLGEGDEGVIVLSATPFYAEGGGQVGEIGEISTSTGVFFVEDTKKSGTAIIHYGTVKMGEIAPNQSANAQVIADVRKASAKNHSATHLLHASLRAVLGTGVAQKGSLVSADVLRFDFSYDKPISHDELTTIERMVNEQIQKNTPVQIEYLPIDEAIGKGAMALFGEKYGETVRVLTMGTNADNSTFSIELCGGIHVAQTGDIGLFKIVSESGIASGVRRIEALTGMGAVRYVQTGETILGNLATNFKAKRGEIETRVGSLAERNRELEKQLERTEQKLASLQAVSLLQNAVKVGETNLLIAKVAGVDGKAIRGLMDTLKSRLDGVIVLVGESDDLALSASVAKGLTDKVKAGDIIRHLASELGGKGGGKPDYAQGGADKSDKLDGILTALQTKLTGELA; encoded by the coding sequence ATGACCATGACAACCGCTCACTTAAATAAAACCATGCAACTGACCGAAGTGCGTCAAGCCTTTATTGACTTTTTTAAAAGCAAAAACCACACGCCTGTACCGTCATCTAGCCTAATTCCGCACAATGACCCCACGCTACTGTTTACCAACGCCGGCATGAACCAATTTAAAGACACCTTTTTGGGGTTAGAAAAGCGAGACTATGTGCGTGCCGTGTCATCACAAAAATGCGTGCGTGCAGGAGGCAAGCACAACGACCTTGACAATGTTGGCTACACCGCCCGTCATCATACGTTTTTTGAAATGCTCGGTAATTTTAGTTTTGGCGATTATTTTAAAAAGGATGCCATTGCCTTTGCGTGGGAGTTTTTGACCGATGACAAATGGCTTGCCTTGCCAAAAGACCGCCTTTATGTTACCGTCTATCATACCGACGATGAAGCCTTTGACATTTGGCATAAGGACATCGGGCTTGCCCCTGAGCGGATTATTCGCATTGGCGATAAAGGCGGACTTTATCAGTCGGATAACTTTTGGGCGATGGGCGATACAGGACCTTGCGGGCCTTGCTCCGAGATTTTTTATGATTATGGCGAGCATATCGCAGGCGGGCTACCGGGTACGCCTGACGAAGACGGCGACCGTTATGTGGAGATTTGGAACTGTGTATTTATGCAGTTTAACCGCCAAAAAGACGGCACGCTAGAACCCTTACCTAAGCCGTCCGTGGATACAGGTATGGGGCTAGAACGTATCAGTTCGGTCATGCAGGGCAAATATGGCAACTATGAGACGGATTTGTTTATCAATCTCATGAATGCGACCGCCCAAGTGATTGGCGTGGAAAATACTTATGAGCCGTCTTTTAAAGTCATCGCCGACCATATCCGTGCCGTGTCGTTTCTCATCGCTGACGGTGTTCGCCCAAGTAACGAAGGGCGTGGCTATGTCCTACGCCGTATCATTCGCCGTGCGGTACGTCATGGCAATAAACTGGGGGCAGACGGGGCGTTCTTTTACAAACTTGTCCCCGCTCTTATCAAGGAAATGGGCGAAGCCTATCCGCAATTGATTGAAAAACAAGACGAAATCGGAGCGGTCATTTTAAAAGAAGAAGAACAATTTGCCAAAACACTGGCACAGGGTTTACGCCTATTATCAGGCGAATTAGAAAGTTTAAACACAGGCGACACCTTGACAGGCGAGACCGTGTTTAAGCTGTATGATACCTATGGTTTCCCAACCGACCTAACTGCCGACATCGCTCGTGAGCGTGGCGTGGGTATTGATGAAGACGGCTTTAATGTGGCGATGGAAGCCCAACGCACTCGTGCCAGAGAAGCGGGTAAATTTGATGTGGATTACACAAGTAGCGTAAAGGTGGAGACCCCAACCGAATTTGTCGGCTATGACCTGCTAGACAACCAAAGCCAAATCATGGGCGTGTATCAAGACGGCAAGGCGGTGGAGCGTCTGGGCGAAGGCGATGAAGGTGTGATTGTGCTGTCTGCCACGCCATTTTATGCCGAAGGTGGCGGTCAAGTGGGCGAGATAGGCGAGATTAGCACGTCCACAGGGGTGTTTTTTGTCGAAGACACCAAAAAATCAGGCACGGCGATTATCCATTATGGCACGGTAAAAATGGGCGAGATTGCCCCAAATCAGTCCGCCAACGCCCAAGTAATTGCCGATGTGCGTAAAGCGTCTGCTAAAAACCACTCCGCCACGCACCTACTACACGCCAGTTTGCGTGCGGTGCTAGGCACAGGCGTTGCCCAAAAAGGCTCGCTGGTGTCGGCAGATGTGCTTCGTTTTGACTTCTCTTATGATAAGCCAATCAGTCATGATGAGCTGACTACCATTGAACGCATGGTAAACGAGCAAATCCAAAAAAATACCCCCGTGCAGATTGAATACCTGCCCATTGATGAAGCCATTGGCAAAGGGGCAATGGCTCTGTTTGGCGAAAAATATGGCGAAACCGTGCGTGTGCTGACCATGGGGACAAATGCCGATAACTCTACGTTCTCCATTGAGCTGTGCGGTGGTATCCACGTGGCTCAAACAGGCGACATCGGTCTGTTTAAAATCGTCTCCGAGAGTGGTATCGCATCGGGCGTTCGCCGTATTGAAGCCTTGACAGGCATGGGGGCGGTGCGTTATGTGCAGACAGGCGAGACGATTTTGGGTAATTTGGCAACGAATTTTAAGGCAAAACGTGGCGAGATTGAAACCCGTGTCGGTAGCCTTGCCGAGCGTAACCGTGAGCTTGAAAAACAGCTAGAACGCACCGAGCAAAAACTGGCAAGCCTACAAGCGGTGTCGCTACTACAAAATGCGGTCAAAGTGGGCGAGACAAACCTACTCATCGCCAAAGTGGCAGGCGTGGACGGTAAAGCCATTCGTGGACTCATGGACACCCTAAAATCTCGCCTTGACGGAGTGATTGTACTGGTGGGCGAGAGTGATGATTTGGCACTGTCGGCAAGCGTGGCGAAGGGCTTGACTGATAAAGTCAAGGCAGGCGACATCATTCGTCATTTGGCAAGCGAATTGGGCGGTAAAGGTGGCGGTAAGCCTGACTACGCCCAAGGCGGTGCGGACAAGTCGGATAAATTGGACGGCATTTTGACCGCTTTGCAAACTAAATTAACTGGCGAGCTGGCTTAA
- a CDS encoding aspartate kinase produces the protein MALIVQKYGGTSMGNTTRIKNVAKRVKRWHDHGHQVVVVVSAMSGETNRLIGLAREISNDPDPREYDQMVATGEQVSIALLAMALKDLGVDAKSMTGRQVAIKTDTTHTKARIEHIDADNLKQELADGKVLIVAGFQGVNEHNDLTTLGRGGSDTTGVAIAAAIGADECQIYTDVDGVYTTDPRVTSKAKKLSKITFEEMLEMASLGSKVLQIRSVEFAGKYKVPLRVLSSFDEGNDGAFDDEFKQTVGTLITADEGDDMERAVISGIAFNRDEAKIVVLGVPDRPGIASAILSPIGKANIEVDMIIQNMSENGVTDFSFTVPRGDFDKAMKILNEQVKDDIGASDVVGASDVVKVSIVGVGMRSHAGVASKMFETLASENINLQMISTSEIKVSVLIKEEHLEKAVKSLHTAFGLDREDGESKVAGL, from the coding sequence ATGGCACTAATCGTCCAAAAATACGGTGGTACTTCCATGGGGAATACCACTCGTATCAAAAATGTCGCCAAGCGTGTCAAACGCTGGCACGACCACGGTCATCAAGTGGTGGTGGTGGTTTCGGCAATGAGCGGAGAAACCAACCGACTCATCGGTTTGGCTCGTGAAATTTCAAACGACCCAGACCCTCGTGAATACGACCAAATGGTTGCCACAGGTGAGCAGGTATCTATTGCCTTGCTTGCCATGGCACTAAAAGATTTGGGTGTGGATGCCAAATCCATGACAGGGCGTCAAGTTGCCATTAAGACCGACACTACCCACACCAAAGCCCGCATTGAGCATATTGATGCTGATAACCTAAAACAAGAACTCGCTGACGGTAAAGTACTGATTGTGGCAGGCTTTCAAGGCGTGAACGAACACAATGACTTAACCACGCTCGGTCGTGGCGGTTCGGACACCACAGGCGTGGCAATTGCCGCCGCCATTGGGGCGGACGAATGCCAAATCTACACAGACGTGGACGGCGTGTACACCACCGACCCACGAGTAACCTCAAAAGCCAAAAAGCTCTCCAAAATCACTTTTGAAGAAATGCTAGAAATGGCAAGTCTTGGCTCAAAAGTGCTACAAATCCGCTCGGTGGAATTTGCAGGCAAATACAAAGTGCCACTTCGTGTCCTATCTAGCTTTGATGAAGGCAATGACGGGGCTTTTGATGATGAATTTAAACAAACTGTCGGTACGCTAATTACCGCTGATGAAGGAGATGATATGGAACGTGCCGTAATCTCAGGCATTGCCTTTAACCGTGATGAAGCCAAAATCGTTGTGCTTGGTGTGCCAGACCGACCTGGCATTGCCTCTGCCATTTTAAGCCCGATTGGCAAAGCCAACATTGAAGTGGATATGATTATCCAAAATATGTCCGAAAATGGCGTAACCGATTTTAGTTTTACCGTGCCTCGTGGCGACTTTGACAAAGCCATGAAAATCCTAAACGAGCAAGTCAAAGACGACATCGGAGCCAGTGATGTAGTGGGGGCGAGCGATGTGGTCAAAGTCTCTATCGTGGGCGTGGGCATGCGTTCGCACGCAGGCGTGGCAAGCAAAATGTTTGAAACATTAGCATCTGAGAACATCAACCTACAAATGATTTCAACTTCCGAGATTAAGGTCTCTGTACTTATCAAAGAAGAGCATTTAGAAAAGGCAGTCAAATCGCTACACACCGCCTTTGGTCTTGACCGTGAAGACGGTGAGAGCAAGGTTGCAGGGCTTTAA
- a CDS encoding GspE/PulE family protein, translating to MNELSLIVDLRWCLDELLKEGRIDQKSYNLVITSRNDPALHPVQNIARFNLTNLLDHQPLTLDKLNLWLAGKAGVDVVRIDPLKVDVPSVTGIMSFEYAKNQYILPIAVTDTEVIIGTDQPFYHDWHANISHIVHPKTIKTVYLSPEQLSRYRAEFYQVTKAIAGADIAHKKASADVTNVEALLQLGDNSNPDANDQHIVKVVDWLLQYAFEQRASDIHLEPRRETGKVRFRIDGVLHTVYEMPSAILTAVTARIKILGRLNVAEKRKPQDGRLKTRTPKGLETELRLSTLPTAFGEKLVMRVFDPEVLVRTFAQLGLTGKQLETWHALTSHPNGIILVTGPTGSGKTTTLYSTLKQLATEKVNVCTIEDPIEMIEPSFNQMQINSAIDLHFADGIRSLMRQDPDIIMVGEIRDGETADMAVQASLTGHLVLSTLHTNDAPSSLTRLHDLGVQPFLTSATILGIMAQRLVRTLCPHCKSAQDVSENSPLADEWRGLVAPWNAPVPSKIYVPVGCDKCRNTGYKGRIGLYEILPLSNELKKLVAKDASLDDLKRQAHSEGVLPLRIEGAKRVAEGVTTLEEVLRVVPLN from the coding sequence ATGAATGAGTTGTCCCTAATCGTCGATTTGCGTTGGTGCTTGGATGAGTTATTAAAAGAAGGTCGCATTGACCAAAAATCATACAATCTTGTCATCACCAGTCGTAACGACCCTGCCTTGCACCCTGTCCAAAACATCGCCCGTTTTAATCTGACCAATTTATTAGACCATCAGCCCCTAACTTTGGATAAGCTCAATCTGTGGTTGGCGGGCAAAGCTGGCGTGGACGTGGTGCGAATTGACCCCCTAAAAGTGGATGTGCCGAGCGTGACAGGTATTATGTCCTTTGAGTACGCCAAAAATCAGTACATTCTGCCCATTGCTGTGACCGACACAGAAGTCATCATCGGCACTGACCAACCTTTTTATCACGATTGGCATGCCAACATCAGCCACATCGTCCACCCCAAAACCATCAAAACCGTCTATCTGTCGCCCGAACAGCTAAGTCGCTACCGTGCCGAGTTCTATCAAGTAACAAAAGCCATCGCAGGGGCAGACATCGCCCACAAAAAAGCAAGTGCGGACGTTACCAACGTAGAAGCCCTGCTCCAACTTGGCGATAATAGCAATCCCGATGCCAATGACCAACACATCGTCAAGGTTGTGGATTGGCTCTTACAATATGCCTTTGAACAGCGAGCTTCCGACATTCATTTGGAGCCACGCCGTGAGACGGGCAAGGTGCGATTTAGAATTGACGGGGTGTTACATACCGTGTATGAGATGCCGAGTGCGATTTTGACAGCCGTTACCGCTCGTATCAAGATTTTGGGGCGACTAAACGTTGCCGAAAAACGAAAGCCCCAAGACGGGCGATTAAAAACCCGCACGCCAAAAGGACTAGAAACCGAACTTCGTCTATCTACGTTGCCCACCGCTTTTGGCGAAAAGCTCGTCATGCGTGTGTTTGACCCCGAAGTGCTGGTACGCACCTTTGCCCAGCTTGGCTTGACGGGCAAACAGCTAGAAACGTGGCACGCTCTCACCTCTCATCCCAACGGCATTATTCTGGTAACAGGTCCAACGGGTTCAGGCAAAACCACCACCTTATATAGCACACTCAAACAACTTGCTACCGAAAAAGTGAACGTATGTACCATTGAAGACCCGATTGAGATGATTGAGCCGTCTTTTAACCAAATGCAGATTAACTCGGCGATTGATTTGCACTTTGCAGACGGCATTCGCTCGCTCATGCGACAAGACCCCGACATCATCATGGTGGGCGAAATCCGAGACGGCGAGACGGCAGACATGGCGGTGCAGGCAAGTCTCACGGGGCATTTGGTGTTATCCACCTTGCATACCAATGACGCTCCAAGCTCCTTGACACGGCTACATGATTTGGGCGTTCAGCCGTTTTTGACATCGGCAACCATTTTGGGTATTATGGCTCAAAGGCTTGTCAGAACGCTTTGCCCCCATTGTAAATCCGCCCAAGACGTGAGCGAAAACTCGCCCCTAGCGGACGAATGGCGTGGGCTTGTCGCTCCGTGGAATGCTCCGGTACCGTCCAAAATTTATGTGCCTGTGGGCTGTGATAAATGCCGAAATACAGGTTATAAAGGGCGAATCGGGCTGTATGAGATTTTGCCGTTGTCTAACGAACTCAAAAAACTGGTTGCCAAAGACGCAAGCCTTGACGACCTAAAACGCCAAGCACACTCTGAGGGCGTACTGCCCTTACGCATAGAGGGGGCAAAACGTGTGGCAGAAGGTGTTACCACGCTTGAAGAAGTGCTAAGGGTGGTTCCATTAAATTGA
- a CDS encoding ComF family protein, which produces MEHAIQHAPFYHAPFYRTPLLCIYCHAQWADRLPIFVIRDDKQEMPLYAAAYYEVPLKRVMTVFKDKANVSSLMVLYHLMRYVRRPQGVSADNAVLVPTPTTGTRLVERGFHPVLILTKYLSFLWQIPIWQGISRLDNAIHQRGLSRSDRLYNVKHDFYLTDPLPTRHAILVDDVVTTGSTLLAMANAIWAEHSTTKIHGVCALHGRDGIHLPVWGR; this is translated from the coding sequence ATGGAACATGCAATCCAGCATGCCCCATTTTACCATGCCCCTTTTTATCGTACGCCATTACTTTGTATCTATTGCCATGCACAATGGGCGGATAGATTGCCAATATTTGTCATACGTGATGATAAGCAGGAGATGCCTTTGTATGCAGCTGCTTATTATGAGGTGCCATTAAAGCGGGTCATGACGGTTTTTAAGGATAAAGCGAATGTATCATCACTTATGGTTTTGTATCATCTGATGAGATACGTCAGGCGACCCCAAGGCGTGAGTGCCGATAACGCCGTGCTTGTTCCAACTCCGACCACAGGCACTCGTTTGGTGGAACGGGGTTTTCACCCTGTGCTGATTTTGACCAAGTATTTATCTTTTTTGTGGCAGATACCGATATGGCAGGGCATCTCTCGCTTGGATAATGCCATTCATCAGCGTGGTCTTAGCCGTAGCGACCGCCTGTATAACGTCAAGCATGATTTTTATCTGACCGACCCTTTGCCGACTCGTCATGCGATACTGGTGGATGATGTCGTAACCACAGGGTCAACACTGCTTGCCATGGCAAATGCCATTTGGGCGGAACATTCCACTACCAAGATTCATGGCGTTTGTGCGTTGCATGGGCGAGATGGGATTCATCTGCCGGTGTGGGGTAGGTGA
- a CDS encoding carboxymuconolactone decarboxylase family protein translates to MSNSNHNDTYQNGIATRKAVMGETHVERAMSNVTPFTAPLQDWINEHAWGSTWQRGVLDKKIRSLVTMAFLIAQKSPTELKGHIRGAINNGASVEEIQEVLLHSLPYCGAPATQEAYRVAVEILTELEKI, encoded by the coding sequence ATGTCAAATAGCAACCATAACGACACTTACCAAAACGGCATTGCCACTCGCAAAGCCGTCATGGGTGAGACTCATGTGGAGCGTGCGATGAGCAATGTTACGCCATTTACCGCCCCACTTCAAGATTGGATAAACGAACACGCATGGGGTTCTACTTGGCAAAGGGGTGTGCTTGACAAAAAGATACGCTCGCTTGTTACCATGGCGTTTTTGATTGCTCAAAAATCACCCACAGAACTCAAAGGGCATATCCGTGGGGCAATCAACAACGGAGCAAGCGTTGAAGAAATTCAAGAAGTGTTATTGCACAGCCTGCCGTATTGTGGAGCCCCTGCCACTCAGGAAGCGTACCGTGTGGCAGTGGAGATTTTGACCGAATTGGAAAAAATTTAG
- a CDS encoding phospholipase A codes for MNFIPKRLSLAVSFLLPCLGVMSGQAWAEEMILPISDERVQISELDIASPIYDERLFFDCASVLNDGERLACFDSIALGRVPSVLHEKRPLDLKQTFGHLIKGSPQIAFIEPVKYSSAIDMTLTDDGMNEMSDDMSPNISASGFGSVDGGRYTPMSLAYDLDKNSGGLWKARPHNPMYVLPVFVNTKPNRSVSTSTQEVVDYTDNDIRSTELKFQVSFKSKVVEDLFGTNADMWFGYTQQSHWQVYNEDNSRPFRAHDYEPELFITQPAVADLPFGGRLRMLGAGVVHHSNGEGDPLSRSWNRAYAMAGAEWGKFTVMPRVWGRILKKDNGSKPNDNPDIMDYYGYGDVRFMYQFDKGNNVSGTLRYNPKNSKGAIQLDYVRPIGKGVSGYVQLFHGYGSSIIDYNHESTTVGVGVMLNDWMGL; via the coding sequence ATGAATTTTATTCCAAAGCGATTGAGCCTTGCTGTGTCATTCTTGTTACCATGTTTGGGTGTCATGAGTGGGCAGGCATGGGCAGAAGAGATGATACTACCCATCTCTGATGAGCGTGTGCAGATAAGTGAGCTTGACATTGCAAGCCCCATATACGATGAACGGCTGTTTTTTGATTGTGCGTCTGTGTTAAATGATGGCGAGCGTTTGGCATGTTTTGATAGCATTGCCCTAGGTAGGGTGCCAAGCGTGCTTCATGAAAAACGTCCCCTTGATTTAAAACAGACATTTGGACATCTTATAAAAGGCAGTCCACAAATTGCCTTTATTGAGCCTGTCAAGTATTCATCGGCCATTGATATGACTTTAACAGACGATGGCATGAATGAGATGAGTGATGATATGAGTCCTAACATCAGTGCCAGCGGCTTTGGTAGTGTGGATGGTGGTAGATACACTCCGATGAGTCTGGCTTATGACTTGGACAAAAACAGTGGTGGACTGTGGAAGGCTCGTCCCCATAACCCCATGTATGTCCTGCCGGTGTTTGTCAATACCAAACCCAACCGTTCGGTCAGCACCTCAACTCAAGAAGTGGTGGACTATACCGACAATGACATTCGTAGTACCGAGTTAAAATTCCAAGTGTCATTTAAATCCAAAGTTGTCGAAGACCTGTTTGGCACGAACGCAGACATGTGGTTTGGCTATACTCAGCAGTCGCATTGGCAGGTGTATAACGAAGATAACTCACGTCCGTTTAGGGCTCATGACTATGAGCCAGAGCTGTTCATCACTCAGCCTGCGGTGGCAGACCTGCCCTTTGGTGGTAGGTTGCGTATGTTGGGTGCAGGTGTGGTACATCACTCAAATGGTGAGGGTGACCCGCTGTCACGTTCGTGGAATCGTGCCTATGCCATGGCAGGAGCAGAGTGGGGTAAGTTTACGGTCATGCCACGTGTGTGGGGGCGTATCTTAAAAAAGGACAATGGCTCCAAGCCCAACGATAATCCTGATATCATGGATTATTATGGTTATGGTGATGTGCGTTTTATGTATCAGTTTGATAAGGGTAATAACGTATCAGGCACTTTGCGTTATAATCCTAAGAACAGCAAAGGAGCGATTCAACTTGACTATGTTCGCCCCATCGGCAAAGGCGTAAGTGGTTATGTTCAGCTGTTTCATGGCTATGGCTCATCCATCATTGATTATAATCATGAGTCTACAACCGTGGGTGTGGGTGTGATGTTAAACGATTGGATGGGGTTATAA
- the rpmG gene encoding 50S ribosomal protein L33, with translation MRDKIKLVSTAGTGYFYTTTKNKRTMPGKMEIKKFDPKIRQHVLFKEAKIK, from the coding sequence ATGAGAGATAAAATCAAACTCGTTTCTACGGCTGGCACTGGTTATTTTTACACCACCACCAAAAACAAACGCACCATGCCTGGCAAAATGGAAATCAAAAAATTTGACCCAAAAATTCGCCAGCACGTTCTATTTAAAGAAGCAAAAATCAAATAA
- the rpmB gene encoding 50S ribosomal protein L28 has product MSRVCQVTGKRPLVGNNVSHANNKTRRRFLPNLHNHRFWVESENRFVRLRVSSKGMRIIDKHGIDKVLADLRAQGQKI; this is encoded by the coding sequence ATGTCTCGTGTATGCCAAGTTACTGGAAAACGCCCACTAGTGGGTAATAACGTATCTCATGCTAACAACAAAACCCGCCGTCGTTTTTTGCCAAACCTACACAACCATCGTTTTTGGGTAGAATCTGAAAACCGTTTTGTGCGTCTTCGTGTATCTTCAAAAGGTATGCGTATCATTGACAAGCACGGCATTGACAAAGTGCTTGCTGATTTGCGTGCCCAAGGTCAAAAGATTTAA
- a CDS encoding HopJ type III effector protein, producing MNHTDISRLLNGIEQGGLTFKDVLAFIDANYTYTPVAFHNGEAVNPAGTNEGSAKVFSLAKLHGLNQLDTLKLFAEHYQAVLDTPDGTDHANIRNFLHYGWQGFGMPVSALTAR from the coding sequence ATGAATCACACTGACATTTCACGGTTGTTAAATGGCATTGAGCAGGGCGGTTTGACGTTCAAAGACGTGCTTGCCTTTATTGATGCCAATTACACTTATACGCCTGTCGCCTTTCATAATGGCGAAGCGGTCAATCCTGCCGGCACTAACGAAGGCTCTGCCAAGGTGTTTAGTCTTGCCAAACTGCACGGTCTAAATCAGCTTGATACCTTAAAGCTGTTTGCCGAGCATTATCAGGCGGTGCTAGACACACCAGACGGCACCGATCACGCCAATATCCGTAACTTTTTGCATTATGGTTGGCAAGGGTTTGGCATGCCTGTGAGTGCTTTGACTGCTCGCTAA